In Pseudofrankia saprophytica, one genomic interval encodes:
- a CDS encoding non-ribosomal peptide synthetase, with amino-acid sequence MTATSRPAAPGVTRPRAWVPPLAADEVDANVLERFHLVARQCADEVVLRSHRGTLTFGEIDRWSDDLANRLLDRSKTTTDASRPVALLFGHDPAAVVAMIGILKAGRPFVPLDGHLPAERMARILELAGADLCVCAGPSAGPVVGGTGGLADESDATLDLAGLLPPWVEPFPVGERPGTGYEPRRASTLDGLGLDGLDGLDGLGLDRLDGPDPAAAARPAVRAPRREGRDPAMLIFTSGSTGVPKGVVWNHSTFLFHHQVFQHAVDFGPDDRQVLLLPYSFISGMSIIFRTLLAGATLSMYDPRVRGLRDLPAWLSEERPTLLCATPSLLRGVVGAFSPGEVLDGLRYAQTVGEALYARDVRLLRPLLPADARIITTYGSSESGLTTLGLIARDDEVPDGGVVPAGRVLPGKEVRLLREDRSPVAPLGTEAGPGEAGEIMIYCPYLSGGYWRDEEQTATRFGVDENGVAYYRTGDMGRFGPDGQLRITGRLDGMVKIRGYLVEPIEVESTLLAAREVADAVVVADKNADPPRLVAYVVPSPDSLPSAAAIRRLLRSRLPSYMVPATIVTLSVLPRTERGKVDRMALPPAPPALAGDPPRNDWEEAVASIWARVLNLDTVGIHDDFTELGGDSLAAQDVAARLASELGVRLPTSALAQAPTVAELTAFVSRSSADADTLRHPDVMPLRTGGAGTPLFCFAGAGGLAIAMLSLAANFSGERPVYGLQAHGLERRGVPDWSVRAIARRHARHIRLLQPAGPYLLLGHSFGGLVAFEAAHQLRAAGEEVALLTIVDSAPPGRMRLSRGGALVPSKRHTPGAGEWAGPVFDGSPSHQPREGTRGPADALRVVADRAGQFARLPLTGVVRFPGMRQYDVFFNQGRILTMTYRPRPWTGRALLWQASNEVIDGGLRPVEGLWAPLLTGQDAVARTVLGNHDNVLREPLIGQLADDIRERLAQIDGVS; translated from the coding sequence GTGACGGCGACGTCGAGGCCGGCGGCTCCGGGGGTCACGCGCCCGCGGGCGTGGGTGCCGCCATTAGCCGCGGACGAGGTGGACGCGAACGTCCTCGAACGGTTTCATTTGGTCGCGCGTCAGTGCGCCGACGAGGTAGTGCTGCGGTCACATCGTGGAACTCTCACCTTTGGTGAGATTGACCGCTGGTCCGACGATCTGGCTAACCGGCTACTGGACCGTTCCAAGACGACAACGGACGCTTCCCGCCCGGTCGCGCTGCTTTTCGGGCATGATCCGGCCGCCGTTGTCGCAATGATCGGCATTCTCAAGGCCGGTCGGCCATTCGTGCCGCTGGACGGGCACCTGCCGGCCGAACGGATGGCAAGGATCCTCGAGCTCGCCGGCGCCGATCTGTGCGTGTGCGCGGGCCCTTCCGCCGGTCCCGTCGTCGGCGGCACCGGCGGCCTGGCCGACGAGTCGGACGCGACGCTCGACCTGGCCGGCCTGCTCCCGCCCTGGGTCGAGCCGTTCCCGGTCGGCGAGCGCCCCGGCACCGGCTACGAGCCCCGGCGCGCCAGCACGCTCGACGGCCTCGGCCTCGACGGCCTCGACGGCCTCGACGGCCTCGGCCTCGACCGCCTGGACGGCCCGGACCCGGCGGCCGCCGCCCGCCCGGCGGTCCGCGCCCCCCGCCGGGAGGGCCGCGACCCGGCAATGCTGATCTTCACGTCCGGCTCCACCGGGGTGCCGAAGGGCGTGGTGTGGAACCACAGCACCTTCCTGTTCCACCACCAGGTATTCCAGCACGCCGTCGACTTCGGTCCGGACGACCGTCAGGTGCTGCTGCTCCCGTACAGCTTCATCTCCGGGATGAGCATCATCTTCCGAACCCTGCTGGCCGGGGCGACGCTGTCGATGTACGACCCCAGGGTCCGCGGTCTGCGTGACCTGCCGGCCTGGTTGAGCGAGGAGCGCCCGACGCTCCTCTGTGCCACCCCGTCCCTGCTGCGGGGCGTCGTCGGGGCGTTCTCCCCCGGCGAGGTGCTCGACGGGCTGCGCTACGCCCAGACGGTCGGCGAGGCGCTCTACGCCCGCGACGTCCGGCTGTTGCGCCCGCTTCTGCCGGCCGACGCGCGGATCATCACCACCTACGGCTCCTCGGAGTCCGGCCTCACCACGCTCGGCCTGATCGCGCGCGACGACGAGGTGCCCGACGGCGGCGTCGTCCCGGCCGGTCGGGTGCTGCCGGGCAAGGAGGTCCGGCTCCTGCGGGAGGACCGCTCCCCGGTGGCTCCTCTGGGTACGGAGGCGGGCCCCGGCGAGGCCGGCGAGATCATGATCTACTGCCCGTACCTGTCCGGCGGGTACTGGCGCGACGAGGAGCAGACGGCGACGCGGTTCGGCGTCGACGAGAACGGCGTCGCCTACTACCGGACCGGCGACATGGGTCGGTTCGGCCCCGACGGCCAGCTGCGGATCACCGGGCGCCTCGACGGCATGGTGAAGATCCGTGGCTACCTGGTCGAGCCGATCGAGGTCGAATCGACGCTGCTGGCCGCGCGCGAGGTCGCCGACGCCGTCGTGGTGGCGGACAAGAATGCCGACCCGCCCCGGCTGGTCGCCTACGTGGTGCCGTCACCGGACAGCCTCCCGTCCGCGGCGGCGATCCGCCGGCTGCTGCGCTCCCGGCTGCCCTCGTACATGGTGCCGGCGACGATCGTGACGCTCTCTGTGCTGCCGCGCACGGAGCGCGGCAAGGTCGACCGGATGGCGTTGCCGCCCGCGCCGCCCGCCCTGGCCGGCGACCCGCCGCGCAACGACTGGGAGGAGGCCGTCGCGAGCATCTGGGCGCGGGTCCTCAACCTGGACACCGTCGGCATCCACGACGACTTCACCGAGCTCGGCGGCGACTCCCTGGCCGCGCAGGACGTCGCCGCCCGGCTGGCGAGCGAGCTGGGCGTGCGGCTGCCCACCTCGGCGCTGGCGCAGGCACCGACGGTCGCCGAGCTCACCGCGTTCGTCTCGCGTTCGTCCGCCGACGCCGACACGCTGCGCCACCCCGACGTGATGCCGCTGCGCACCGGGGGCGCCGGGACGCCGCTGTTCTGCTTCGCCGGCGCGGGCGGGCTCGCGATCGCGATGCTCTCGCTCGCGGCGAACTTCAGCGGCGAGCGCCCGGTCTACGGGCTGCAGGCGCACGGGCTCGAGCGGCGCGGCGTCCCCGACTGGTCGGTCAGGGCGATCGCGCGCCGGCACGCCCGCCACATCCGGCTGCTGCAACCCGCCGGCCCCTACCTGCTGCTCGGGCACTCCTTCGGCGGCCTGGTCGCCTTCGAGGCGGCGCACCAACTGCGCGCGGCCGGGGAGGAGGTCGCGCTGCTGACCATCGTCGACAGCGCCCCGCCCGGCCGGATGCGCCTGTCCAGGGGCGGGGCGCTCGTGCCGTCGAAGCGGCACACGCCCGGCGCCGGCGAGTGGGCCGGGCCGGTCTTCGACGGCAGCCCCTCGCACCAGCCGCGCGAGGGTACGCGCGGCCCGGCGGACGCGCTGCGGGTCGTCGCCGACCGGGCCGGCCAGTTCGCCCGGCTTCCGCTGACGGGTGTCGTCCGCTTCCCCGGGATGCGCCAGTACGACGTCTTCTTCAACCAGGGCCGCATCCTCACGATGACCTACCGGCCGCGGCCGTGGACCGGCCGCGCGCTGCTGTGGCAGGCCTCGAACGAGGTGATCGACGGCGGCCTGCGCCCGGTGGAAGGGCTGTGGGCGCCGCTGCTCACCGGGCAGGACGCGGTCGCGCGCACGGTCCTGGGCAACCACGACAACGTGCTGCGCGAGCCGCTCATCGGCCAGCTCGCCGACGACATCCGCGAGCGGCTCGCTCAGATCGACGGCGTCAGCTAG
- a CDS encoding serine/threonine-protein kinase, whose product MGGDVTAGPGAIRVVAGRYRLLAPLGAGAMGTVWRAFDQLLDAEVALKEIEFAGGVPDEERADRVERALREARHATKLRAHPHVVTILDVVLEDGLPWIVMELVPSRSLFDVVREDGPLPPAEVARVGLAMVDALSAAGEFGVIHRDVKPSNVLMAHDGRVVLTDFGIATADGDPTLTVTGVIGTPLYMAPERLNNEPATLEADLFSLGGTLYFAVEGQAPFARESFSAMLAAIVLAPAPRPQHAGPITAALLGLLEKNPRTRMRPAAARQIFLDTIRAVDPSYVDVDATATTPRRIRDATVDIPPTRVHGGTDHPSADRGVPGPSPAAAAASVASRSSAAGRAGGDPRPQPTGTRPLPPAELTALEEDGAIALRWAPSPTPGVVYRVFRLIADPAAPGGWRSRGLGTTGVTELFDAGAPKGVPFRHQVVATFRDATGHSGGGGGTSQEPSPAASVPVSTEPRILVPSVTALRADLVGDSVALSWRPIPGHNEVVIERIFDEASSFQGAMRRFRGSGGQYLDNDVQAGATYRYRVWVAPAVASVLFDPSSCAEVTVTAVALPRPVTDLECRATLAGIALRWTTVPGAVVQLYATPVATGSGLSGTGPFGPAGHEVRRGSLEGRARFVGESRRGRFLDPEGGSGVVYTPVSVAGERAVIGAAVTQV is encoded by the coding sequence ATGGGGGGTGACGTGACGGCCGGTCCAGGCGCAATCCGAGTAGTGGCGGGACGTTATCGGCTTCTCGCTCCGCTGGGCGCGGGCGCGATGGGGACCGTCTGGCGCGCCTTCGACCAGCTCCTCGACGCCGAGGTCGCGCTCAAGGAGATCGAGTTCGCCGGCGGGGTGCCCGACGAGGAGCGCGCCGACCGGGTCGAGCGCGCGCTGCGCGAGGCCAGGCACGCGACGAAGCTGCGCGCCCACCCGCACGTCGTGACGATCCTCGACGTCGTCCTGGAGGACGGCCTGCCCTGGATCGTCATGGAGCTGGTGCCGTCCCGGTCGCTGTTCGACGTCGTTCGCGAGGACGGGCCCCTGCCGCCGGCCGAGGTCGCCCGCGTCGGCCTCGCGATGGTCGACGCGCTCTCGGCCGCCGGTGAGTTCGGCGTCATCCACCGCGACGTCAAACCGTCGAACGTGCTGATGGCGCACGACGGCCGCGTCGTCCTCACCGACTTCGGGATCGCGACCGCCGACGGTGATCCGACACTGACCGTGACCGGCGTTATCGGCACCCCGCTCTACATGGCCCCGGAACGGCTGAACAACGAGCCAGCCACATTGGAAGCTGACCTTTTCAGCCTTGGCGGCACTCTTTACTTCGCGGTAGAAGGTCAGGCCCCGTTCGCGCGGGAAAGCTTCAGCGCGATGCTCGCGGCGATCGTGCTCGCCCCGGCGCCACGGCCCCAGCACGCGGGACCGATCACCGCCGCGCTGCTCGGCCTGCTGGAGAAGAACCCAAGGACGCGGATGCGCCCCGCCGCGGCTCGACAGATCTTCCTCGACACGATCCGCGCGGTCGACCCAAGCTATGTGGACGTCGACGCGACGGCGACCACGCCCCGCCGGATCCGTGACGCGACCGTCGACATCCCGCCCACCCGGGTGCACGGCGGGACCGACCACCCGTCGGCGGACCGGGGCGTGCCGGGCCCGTCGCCGGCGGCGGCCGCCGCCTCCGTCGCCTCCCGCTCCTCCGCCGCCGGCCGGGCGGGCGGTGACCCCCGTCCCCAGCCGACGGGAACCCGGCCGCTGCCGCCCGCCGAGCTCACCGCGCTCGAGGAGGACGGCGCGATCGCGCTGCGCTGGGCGCCGTCGCCCACGCCCGGCGTCGTCTACCGGGTGTTCCGCCTGATCGCGGACCCCGCCGCCCCGGGCGGCTGGCGCTCCCGCGGGCTCGGCACCACCGGGGTCACCGAGCTGTTCGACGCGGGAGCCCCCAAGGGTGTGCCGTTTCGCCATCAGGTCGTCGCGACCTTCCGCGACGCGACCGGGCACTCGGGCGGCGGCGGTGGCACCAGCCAGGAGCCGTCGCCGGCCGCGTCGGTCCCGGTCAGCACCGAGCCCCGCATCCTCGTGCCCAGCGTGACGGCGCTGCGCGCCGACCTCGTCGGCGACTCGGTCGCGCTGTCCTGGCGCCCGATCCCCGGCCACAACGAGGTCGTCATCGAGCGGATCTTCGACGAGGCGTCGTCCTTCCAGGGGGCGATGCGCCGGTTCCGCGGGTCCGGCGGCCAGTACCTCGACAACGACGTCCAGGCCGGCGCGACCTACCGCTACCGCGTCTGGGTGGCCCCGGCCGTCGCCAGCGTCCTGTTCGACCCGTCGAGCTGCGCCGAGGTCACCGTCACCGCGGTGGCCCTCCCCCGCCCCGTGACCGACCTGGAGTGCCGGGCGACCCTGGCCGGGATCGCGCTGCGCTGGACGACGGTGCCCGGCGCCGTCGTCCAGCTCTACGCGACGCCGGTGGCGACGGGGTCGGGCCTGTCTGGTACCGGGCCGTTCGGGCCCGCGGGCCACGAGGTGCGCCGCGGCTCGCTGGAGGGCCGGGCCCGGTTCGTCGGTGAGAGCCGACGGGGCCGGTTCCTCGACCCCGAGGGCGGTTCGGGCGTCGTCTACACCCCGGTCAGCGTCGCCGGCGAGCGCGCCGTGATCGGCGCGGCCGTCACCCAGGTATGA